The Phoenix dactylifera cultivar Barhee BC4 unplaced genomic scaffold, palm_55x_up_171113_PBpolish2nd_filt_p 000304F, whole genome shotgun sequence genome contains a region encoding:
- the LOC120105509 gene encoding uncharacterized protein LOC120105509, with amino-acid sequence MPNFTPGSGGLSMVVVWLRMPGLPLDYWEKSIILQMAAKAGMPLAVDEAMKKGKKSGFARVKIEVDLKNPLRGGTYVKGKAQWLKERFWQVFIYENLPNPCCRCGRVDHEEAHCTFTSVTEPADVSGDRRGKAMMEEMYLVAESSTHGGEKGNDQPENQGYGPWMVTHLGITWKY; translated from the coding sequence ATGCCCAATTTCACCCCCGGCTCCGGTGGTCTCAGCATGGTGGTTGTCTGGCTACGAATGCCCGGGCTACCACTGGATTACTGGGAGAAATCTATTATCCTTCAGATGGCGGCGAAGGCCGGCATGCCACTAGCGGTGGATGAGGCGATGAAGAAGGGTAAGAAGTCGGGTTTTGCAAGGGTAAAGATTGAGGTGGACCTAAAAAATCCACTGAGAGGAGGAACATATGTGAAGGGAAAGGCACAGTGGTTGAAGGAGAGGTTTTGGCAAGTGTTTATCTATGAGAACCTGCCAAATCCTTGTTGCAGATGCGGCAGAGTGGATCATGAAGAAGCCCACTGTACCTTCACCTCCGTGACCGAGCCGGCCGATGTTTCGGGGGATAGGCGTGGTAAGGCAATGATGGAGGAGATGTACTTGGTTGCAGAGTCCTCTACACATGGCGGGGAAAAAGGGAACGACCAACCGGAGAACCAGGGGTATGGGCCGTGGATGGTCACCCACTTAGGGATAACTTGGAAATATTGA